From Macaca fascicularis isolate 582-1 chromosome 14, T2T-MFA8v1.1, a single genomic window includes:
- the FADS3 gene encoding fatty acid desaturase 3 isoform X1, with product MGGVGEPGPREGSAQPGAPLPTFCWEQIRAHDQPGDKWLVIERRVYDISRWAQRHPGGSRLIGHHGAEDATDAFRAFHQDLNFVRKFLQPLLIGELAPEEPSQDGPLNAQLVEDFRALHQAAEDMKLFDASLTFFAFLLGHILAMEVLAWLLIYLLGPGWVPSALAAFILAISQAQSWCLQHDLGHASIFKKSRWNHVAQKFVMGQLKGFSAHWWNFRHFQHHAKPNIFHKDPDVTVAPVFLLGESSVEYGKKKRRYLPYNQQHLYFFLIGPPLLTLVNFEVENLAYMLVCMQWADLLWAASFYARFFLSYLPFYGVPGVLLFFVAVRVLESHWFVWITQMNHIPKEIGHEKHRDWASSQLAATCNVEPSLFTNWFSGHLNFQIEHHLFPRMPRHNYSRVAPLVKSLCAKHGLSYEVKPFLTALVDIVRSLKKSGDIWLDAYLHQ from the exons ATGGGCGGCGTCGGGGAGCCCGGTCCGCGGGAGGGATCCGCGCAGCCGGGGGCACCGCTGCCCACCTTCTGCTGGGAGCAGATCCGCGCGCACGACCAGCCCGGCGACAAGTGGCTGGTCATCGAGCGCCGCGTCTACGACATCAGCCGCTGGGCACAGCGGCACCCAGGGGGCAGCCGCCTCATCGGCCACCACGGCGCTGAGGACGCCACG GATGCCTTCCGTGCCTTCCATCAAGATCTCAATTTCGTGCGCAAGTTCCTACAGCCCCTGTTGATTGGAGAGCTGGCACCAGAGGAACCCAGCCAGGATGGACCCCTGAAT GCACAGCTGGTCGAGGACTTCCGAGCCCTGCACCAGGCAGCCGAGGACATGAAGCTGTTTGATGCCAGTCTCACCTTCTTTGCTTTCCTACTGGGCCACATCCTGGCCATGGAGGTGCTGGCCTGGCTCCTCATCTACCTCCTGGGTCCTGGCTGGGTGCCCAGTGCCCTGGCCGCCTTCATCCTGGCCATCTCCCAG GCTCAGTCCTGGTGTCTGCAACATGATCTGGGCCATGCCTCCATCTTCAAGAAGTCCCGGTGGAACCATGTGGCCCAGAAGTTCGTGATGGGGCAGCTAAAG GGTTTCTCCGCCCACTGGTGGAACTTCCGCCACTTCCAGCACCACGCCAAGCCCAACATCTTCCACAAAGACCCAGATGTGACGGTGGCGCCCGTCTTCCTACTGGGGGAGTCATCCGTcgag TACGGCAAGAAGAAACGCAGATACCTACCCTACAACCAGCAGCATCTGTACTTCTTCCTGA TCGGCCCACCGCTGCTCACCCTGGTGAACTTTGAAGTGGAAAATCTGGCGTACATGCTGGTGTGCATGCAGTGGGCG GATTTGCTCTGGGCCGCCAGCTTCTATGCCCGCTTCTTCTTATCCTACCTCCCCTTCTACGGTGTCCCTGGGGTGCTGCTCTTCTTTGTTGCTGTCAG GGTCCTGGAGAGCCACTGGTTCGTGTGGATCACACAGATGAACCACATCCCCAAGGAGATCGGCCATGAGAAGCACCGGGACTGGGCCAGCTCTCAG CTGGCAGCCACCTGCAACGTGGAGCCCTCACTTTTCACCAACTGGTTCAGCGGGCACCTCAACTTCCAGATCGAGCACCA cctcttcCCCAGGATGCCGAGACACAACTACAGCCGGGTGGCCCCACTGGTCAAGTCACTGTGTGCCAAGCACGGCCTCAGCTACGAAGTGAAGCCCTTCCTCACTGCGCTGGTGGACATCGTCAG atcCCTGAAGAAGTCTGGTGACATCTGGCTGGATGCCTACCTCCATCAGTGA
- the FADS3 gene encoding fatty acid desaturase 3 isoform X3, with protein MGGVGEPGPREGSAQPGAPLPTFCWEQIRAHDQPGDKWLVIERRVYDISRWAQRHPGGSRLIGHHGAEDATDAFRAFHQDLNFVRKFLQPLLIGELAPEEPSQDGPLNAQLVEDFRALHQAAEDMKLFDASLTFFAFLLGHILAMEVLAWLLIYLLGPGWVPSALAAFILAISQAQSWCLQHDLGHASIFKKSRWNHVAQKFVMGQLKGFSAHWWNFRHFQHHAKPNIFHKDPDVTVAPVFLLGESSVEYGKKKRRYLPYNQQHLYFFLIGPPLLTLVNFEVENLAYMLVCMQWAVSGVAQDPGHTAAVAGGGASGDSTCP; from the exons ATGGGCGGCGTCGGGGAGCCCGGTCCGCGGGAGGGATCCGCGCAGCCGGGGGCACCGCTGCCCACCTTCTGCTGGGAGCAGATCCGCGCGCACGACCAGCCCGGCGACAAGTGGCTGGTCATCGAGCGCCGCGTCTACGACATCAGCCGCTGGGCACAGCGGCACCCAGGGGGCAGCCGCCTCATCGGCCACCACGGCGCTGAGGACGCCACG GATGCCTTCCGTGCCTTCCATCAAGATCTCAATTTCGTGCGCAAGTTCCTACAGCCCCTGTTGATTGGAGAGCTGGCACCAGAGGAACCCAGCCAGGATGGACCCCTGAAT GCACAGCTGGTCGAGGACTTCCGAGCCCTGCACCAGGCAGCCGAGGACATGAAGCTGTTTGATGCCAGTCTCACCTTCTTTGCTTTCCTACTGGGCCACATCCTGGCCATGGAGGTGCTGGCCTGGCTCCTCATCTACCTCCTGGGTCCTGGCTGGGTGCCCAGTGCCCTGGCCGCCTTCATCCTGGCCATCTCCCAG GCTCAGTCCTGGTGTCTGCAACATGATCTGGGCCATGCCTCCATCTTCAAGAAGTCCCGGTGGAACCATGTGGCCCAGAAGTTCGTGATGGGGCAGCTAAAG GGTTTCTCCGCCCACTGGTGGAACTTCCGCCACTTCCAGCACCACGCCAAGCCCAACATCTTCCACAAAGACCCAGATGTGACGGTGGCGCCCGTCTTCCTACTGGGGGAGTCATCCGTcgag TACGGCAAGAAGAAACGCAGATACCTACCCTACAACCAGCAGCATCTGTACTTCTTCCTGA TCGGCCCACCGCTGCTCACCCTGGTGAACTTTGAAGTGGAAAATCTGGCGTACATGCTGGTGTGCATGCAGTGGGCGGTGAGTGGGGTTGCCCAGGACCCCGGGCATACGGCTGCCGTGGCAGGAGGTGGTGCCTCGGGGGACAGTACCTGCCCATGA
- the FADS3 gene encoding fatty acid desaturase 3 isoform X2, translated as MKLFDASLTFFAFLLGHILAMEVLAWLLIYLLGPGWVPSALAAFILAISQAQSWCLQHDLGHASIFKKSRWNHVAQKFVMGQLKGFSAHWWNFRHFQHHAKPNIFHKDPDVTVAPVFLLGESSVEYGKKKRRYLPYNQQHLYFFLIGPPLLTLVNFEVENLAYMLVCMQWADLLWAASFYARFFLSYLPFYGVPGVLLFFVAVRVLESHWFVWITQMNHIPKEIGHEKHRDWASSQLAATCNVEPSLFTNWFSGHLNFQIEHHLFPRMPRHNYSRVAPLVKSLCAKHGLSYEVKPFLTALVDIVRSLKKSGDIWLDAYLHQ; from the exons ATGAAGCTGTTTGATGCCAGTCTCACCTTCTTTGCTTTCCTACTGGGCCACATCCTGGCCATGGAGGTGCTGGCCTGGCTCCTCATCTACCTCCTGGGTCCTGGCTGGGTGCCCAGTGCCCTGGCCGCCTTCATCCTGGCCATCTCCCAG GCTCAGTCCTGGTGTCTGCAACATGATCTGGGCCATGCCTCCATCTTCAAGAAGTCCCGGTGGAACCATGTGGCCCAGAAGTTCGTGATGGGGCAGCTAAAG GGTTTCTCCGCCCACTGGTGGAACTTCCGCCACTTCCAGCACCACGCCAAGCCCAACATCTTCCACAAAGACCCAGATGTGACGGTGGCGCCCGTCTTCCTACTGGGGGAGTCATCCGTcgag TACGGCAAGAAGAAACGCAGATACCTACCCTACAACCAGCAGCATCTGTACTTCTTCCTGA TCGGCCCACCGCTGCTCACCCTGGTGAACTTTGAAGTGGAAAATCTGGCGTACATGCTGGTGTGCATGCAGTGGGCG GATTTGCTCTGGGCCGCCAGCTTCTATGCCCGCTTCTTCTTATCCTACCTCCCCTTCTACGGTGTCCCTGGGGTGCTGCTCTTCTTTGTTGCTGTCAG GGTCCTGGAGAGCCACTGGTTCGTGTGGATCACACAGATGAACCACATCCCCAAGGAGATCGGCCATGAGAAGCACCGGGACTGGGCCAGCTCTCAG CTGGCAGCCACCTGCAACGTGGAGCCCTCACTTTTCACCAACTGGTTCAGCGGGCACCTCAACTTCCAGATCGAGCACCA cctcttcCCCAGGATGCCGAGACACAACTACAGCCGGGTGGCCCCACTGGTCAAGTCACTGTGTGCCAAGCACGGCCTCAGCTACGAAGTGAAGCCCTTCCTCACTGCGCTGGTGGACATCGTCAG atcCCTGAAGAAGTCTGGTGACATCTGGCTGGATGCCTACCTCCATCAGTGA